TTGTCAGTTTCAGCTGAGCCAGTCTGTCAAGGTAGTGTGCATCGAAACCCGGGAGGAGGAGAATGAACTCGGGCTGATAGAAGTCAACCAGAGGGGGAACCAGTTCGTCAAAGGCATAGCGGTAGACCGAGTCCCCCGAGTCCATTGGGAAGTGCATATTGACCTTGAAACCTTTCCCAGGACCTGTGCCCATATCGTTCAGGTGACCCTCATGCGGGTAGATATACTCGGGGTCCTCGTGGAAGGATATCTGCATCACTCCGGGGTCAGCAATGAAGTACTCCTGAGTACCATTCCCATGATGTACATCGAAGTCCGCCACAAGGACTCTCTTGAATCCATGACGCTTGAGTTCGTAGACGGCAGCAGCAACATCATTGAACACGCAGAAGCCTCCGCCTCGGTCAAACCGCGCGTGATGGAATCCACCTGTTGGAGAGAAGAAGTGACTCACATCACCTCTGAGGACAGCTCGCACGCCCTCCACGGTCGCACCTGCAGTACTTCTGGCCGTCTCATAGATGCCGGGATAGCCAGGAGTGTCGATGTCAATGTCACCAGTTCCAGTGACCGATATCTGCCGCACTCTCTCTACGTATGCCTTGGAGTGCGTGATTGCAAGAAGATCCTCAGAAAGGGGCACAGCAGGAATTACGCAAGAGTGCGGTGGAACGAGGAGCCCACTGTCCTGAAGATACTCCTTCACTCGACGAAACCGCCCCTGTTGGATAGGATGTCGCGGTCCATTGTCGAACATCTCGAACTCATCGCTCCACATCAGACCAACCGAGCAAGCATGCGGAGCGACCATGTGTCGTCCGTCCCTCTAAGAACTTATATTGGTTTATGGCTAGGGACTCGTGAGGCCCAGTTGAATGAGGTTGAGAGAGGTTGCAGATGTACCCCTTTCGGCAGCAGCCTACTCAGTCTACATCAGGCAACGCCTCGACGCGCGCACTCAGGTCTTCTCGCTCGACTATGGGGATCAGCTGCGAGTATACGATGCTGAAGGCAATCTGAGATCATCAAAGAGATGGAGCAGCAAGGTCAGATGCATTGCGGTCGCAGACATAGATGGCAGCGGCAGCGACTCATTGGTGGGAGGAGTTGGGAAAAAGGTGCTTGTGGTCGATCAGAAAGGGCAACCCCTCTGGAACATGGACCTGGAGAGCGAGGTGGTCGCCTGCGATGCTCGTGATGCTGATGGAGATGGTGCGGCGGAGGTCGTAGTTGCACTGGACAACCGAAGGGTAATCCTCTGGAATGATGACAAGACCGCGTTGTTCAGCCGTACTATGGGAGATGCAATCACCGATGTGTGGCTTGAGGACTTCACCCCGGACGGTGAGCTCGAGGTCATCGTTGCAGACCGGAAGGGCTTGGTCACAGTCCTCACGGCAGCAGGGTACAA
The DNA window shown above is from Candidatus Thorarchaeota archaeon and carries:
- a CDS encoding acetoin utilization protein AcuC, encoding MFDNGPRHPIQQGRFRRVKEYLQDSGLLVPPHSCVIPAVPLSEDLLAITHSKAYVERVRQISVTGTGDIDIDTPGYPGIYETARSTAGATVEGVRAVLRGDVSHFFSPTGGFHHARFDRGGGFCVFNDVAAAVYELKRHGFKRVLVADFDVHHGNGTQEYFIADPGVMQISFHEDPEYIYPHEGHLNDMGTGPGKGFKVNMHFPMDSGDSVYRYAFDELVPPLVDFYQPEFILLLPGFDAHYLDRLAQLKLTTNTIRYIAEKIHALAHRWAQGRLGVVSGGGYHPDALAWGSASVFSVLTGLSYEAPAQTPPFKDDAETWQVVKANVEAVRSLVFPVLGL